A stretch of the Thermus thermophilus genome encodes the following:
- a CDS encoding dihydrodipicolinate synthase family protein, giving the protein MILPPIPTPFDREGRLDEEAFRELAAALEPLVDGLLVYGSNGEGVHLTPEERARGLRALRPRKPFLVGLMEETLPQAEGALLEAKAAGAMALLATPPRYYHGSLGEGLLRYYEALAERMPLYLYHVPQNTRVDLPLEAVEALARHPNVLGIKDSSGDLGRIAFYQARLREFRVYTGHAPTFLGALALGAEGGILAAANLAPRAYRALLDHFRGGRLAEAQELQKKLFPLGDLLAKGGVPLLKQALRHLGLPAGYPRPPYPAESPLWGRLLPVLESLKEEGWVL; this is encoded by the coding sequence ATGATCCTGCCCCCCATCCCCACCCCCTTTGACCGGGAAGGAAGGCTGGACGAGGAGGCCTTCCGGGAGCTGGCCGCGGCCTTGGAACCCCTGGTGGACGGGCTCCTCGTTTACGGCTCCAACGGGGAAGGGGTCCACCTCACCCCCGAGGAAAGGGCCCGGGGCCTCCGGGCCCTTAGGCCCAGGAAGCCCTTCCTGGTGGGCCTCATGGAGGAGACCCTGCCCCAGGCGGAAGGGGCCCTCTTGGAGGCCAAAGCCGCGGGGGCCATGGCCCTCCTCGCCACCCCGCCCCGCTACTACCACGGAAGCCTCGGGGAAGGGCTTCTCCGCTACTACGAGGCCCTGGCGGAGAGAATGCCCCTCTACCTCTACCACGTGCCCCAGAACACCCGGGTGGACCTTCCCCTCGAGGCGGTGGAGGCCTTGGCCCGGCACCCGAACGTCCTAGGCATCAAGGACTCCAGCGGCGACCTCGGCCGGATCGCCTTCTACCAAGCCCGCCTCCGGGAGTTCCGGGTCTACACCGGCCACGCCCCCACCTTCCTCGGCGCCCTGGCCCTGGGGGCGGAAGGGGGGATTTTGGCCGCGGCGAACCTCGCCCCCAGGGCCTACCGGGCCCTTTTGGACCACTTCCGGGGGGGGAGGCTTGCCGAGGCCCAGGAGCTCCAGAAGAAGCTCTTCCCCCTGGGGGACCTCCTCGCCAAGGGCGGGGTGCCCCTCCTGAAGCAGGCCCTCCGGCACCTGGGCCTCCCCGCGGGCTACCCCAGGCCCCCCTACCCGGCGGAAAGCCCCCTTTGGGGGAGGCTCCTCCCCGTCCTGGAAAGCCTAAAGGAGGAAGGATGGGTCCTGTAG
- a CDS encoding cytidine deaminase yields MNAKAVKEVLKAHVGQAYAPYSGFPVVALVEAEGEAFLGVNVENASFPLSQCAERNAVAAMVLAGKRRLERVHIYSPKGPIPPCGGCRQVLMEFGGPEVEVVLHGPEEEVRTTLGALLPLAFRL; encoded by the coding sequence GTGAACGCCAAGGCGGTTAAGGAAGTCCTGAAGGCCCACGTGGGGCAGGCTTACGCCCCCTACTCGGGCTTCCCCGTGGTGGCCCTGGTGGAGGCCGAGGGGGAGGCGTTTCTCGGGGTCAACGTGGAAAACGCCTCCTTCCCCCTCTCCCAGTGCGCCGAAAGGAACGCCGTGGCGGCCATGGTCCTCGCGGGGAAGCGCCGCCTGGAGCGGGTGCACATCTATAGCCCCAAGGGGCCCATCCCCCCTTGTGGGGGGTGCCGGCAGGTCCTCATGGAGTTCGGGGGGCCGGAGGTGGAGGTGGTCCTCCACGGGCCCGAGGAGGAGGTGCGCACCACCTTGGGGGCCCTCCTCCCCCTGGCCTTCCGCCTCTAG